The following are encoded together in the Halopiger aswanensis genome:
- the lonB gene encoding ATP-dependent protease LonB produces the protein MSNDTNVDDPPEDAPSAPEETDEEQTQEQARDPERQGARSSLEEDGRRGDVDDTETADDPVDGVSPATEVDEPASETDDGVETVNDLGSEVDVDPGVEIDEENAEDDLLGGLQIDSTDDIEVPDRLVDQVIGQDEARDIIIKAAKQRRHVMMIGSPGTGKSMLAKAMSQLLPQEDLQDVLVYHNPDDGNEPKVRTVPAGKGEQIIDAHKEEARKRNQMRSILMWIIIAIVIGYAILAANILLGILAAGIIWLIFRYTSRGTDAMVPNMIVDNGDQRTAPFEDATGAHAGALLGDVRHDPFQSGGMETPSHDRVEPGSIHKANKGVLFVDEINTLDVRTQQKLMTAIQEGEFSITGQSERSSGAMVQTEPVPCDFVMIAAGNLDAMENMHPALRNRIKGYGYEVYMDDTIEDTPEMRRKYARFVAQEVERDGRLPHFTDDAVEEVILEAKRRSGRKNHLTLHFRSLGGLVRVAGDIARAEDREYTTRDDVLQAKDRSRSIEQQLADDYIERRKDYELQVNEGGVEGRVNGLAVMGEDSGIMLPVMAEIAPAQGGGQVIATGKLQEMAEESVQNVSAIIKKFSDVDLSEKDIHIQFVQAGQQGVDGDSASITVATAVISALEDIPVDQSVAMTGSLSVRGDVLPVGGVTHKIEAAAKAGCDKVIIPKANEQDVMIEDEYEEMIEIIPCANISEVLDVALMGEPKKDSLVDRLKSITSNAFEQNQGVGSASGSNPSPQ, from the coding sequence ATGAGTAACGATACGAACGTTGACGACCCTCCCGAAGACGCTCCATCCGCTCCCGAGGAGACTGACGAGGAGCAGACCCAGGAGCAGGCACGCGACCCGGAGCGTCAGGGAGCCCGATCGTCGCTCGAGGAGGACGGTCGGCGTGGTGACGTCGACGACACCGAGACCGCCGACGACCCGGTCGACGGGGTGAGCCCGGCGACGGAGGTCGACGAACCCGCATCCGAGACGGACGACGGCGTCGAGACCGTCAACGACCTCGGCAGCGAGGTCGACGTCGACCCCGGCGTCGAGATCGACGAGGAGAACGCCGAGGACGATCTGCTCGGCGGCCTCCAGATCGACTCGACGGACGACATCGAAGTGCCGGACCGACTCGTCGATCAGGTCATCGGCCAGGACGAGGCACGAGATATTATCATTAAGGCGGCCAAGCAGCGCCGTCACGTCATGATGATCGGCTCCCCGGGGACGGGGAAGTCGATGCTGGCGAAGGCAATGAGCCAGCTGTTGCCCCAGGAAGACCTGCAGGACGTGCTGGTCTACCACAACCCCGACGACGGGAACGAGCCGAAGGTTCGGACCGTTCCCGCGGGGAAGGGCGAACAGATCATCGACGCCCACAAGGAAGAGGCCCGGAAGCGCAACCAGATGCGGTCGATCCTGATGTGGATCATCATCGCGATCGTCATCGGGTACGCGATCCTCGCCGCCAACATCCTGCTGGGCATCCTCGCGGCGGGTATCATCTGGCTTATCTTCCGGTACACCTCCCGCGGCACGGACGCGATGGTGCCGAACATGATCGTCGACAACGGCGATCAGCGCACCGCGCCCTTCGAGGACGCGACCGGCGCCCACGCCGGCGCGCTGCTGGGCGACGTCCGTCACGACCCCTTCCAGTCCGGCGGCATGGAGACCCCGAGCCACGACCGCGTGGAACCGGGCTCCATCCACAAGGCCAACAAGGGCGTGCTGTTCGTCGACGAGATCAACACGCTCGACGTCCGCACGCAGCAGAAGCTGATGACCGCGATCCAGGAAGGCGAGTTCTCGATCACGGGCCAGTCCGAGCGCTCCTCGGGCGCGATGGTCCAGACCGAGCCCGTCCCCTGTGACTTCGTCATGATCGCGGCCGGCAACCTCGACGCCATGGAGAACATGCACCCCGCACTCCGCAACCGGATCAAGGGGTACGGGTACGAGGTCTACATGGACGACACCATCGAGGACACCCCCGAGATGCGGCGCAAGTACGCCCGCTTCGTCGCTCAGGAAGTCGAGCGCGACGGGCGCCTCCCGCACTTCACCGACGACGCCGTCGAGGAGGTCATCCTCGAGGCCAAACGCCGCTCGGGCCGCAAGAACCACCTCACGCTGCACTTCCGCAGCCTCGGTGGCCTGGTCCGCGTCGCCGGCGACATCGCCCGCGCCGAGGACCGCGAGTACACCACCCGCGACGACGTGCTGCAGGCCAAGGACCGCTCGCGCTCGATCGAGCAACAGCTCGCCGACGACTACATCGAGCGCCGCAAGGACTACGAGCTGCAGGTCAACGAAGGCGGCGTCGAGGGCCGCGTCAACGGCCTCGCCGTCATGGGCGAAGACTCCGGCATCATGCTCCCCGTGATGGCCGAGATCGCCCCCGCACAGGGCGGCGGGCAGGTGATCGCCACCGGCAAACTGCAGGAGATGGCCGAGGAATCGGTTCAGAACGTCTCGGCGATCATCAAGAAGTTCTCCGACGTCGACCTCTCGGAGAAGGACATCCACATCCAGTTCGTCCAGGCCGGCCAACAGGGCGTCGACGGCGACTCCGCCTCCATCACGGTGGCGACGGCCGTCATCTCCGCCTTGGAGGACATTCCGGTCGACCAGTCGGTCGCGATGACCGGCTCGCTGTCGGTCCGGGGCGACGTGCTCCCGGTCGGCGGCGTGACCCACAAGATCGAGGCGGCCGCGAAGGCCGGCTGCGACAAGGTCATCATCCCGAAGGCCAACGAGCAGGACGTGATGATCGAGGACGAGTACGAGGAGATGATCGAGATCATCCCCTGTGCGAACATCAGCGAAGTGCTAGACGTCGCGCTGATGGGCGAACCGAAGAAGGACTCGCTGGTCGATCGCCTCAAGTCGATCACCAGCAACGCGTTCGAACAGAACCAGGGCGTCGGCTCCGCGAGCGGGTCGAACCCGAGTCCGCAGTAA
- a CDS encoding nicotinamide-nucleotide adenylyltransferase, which yields MTRGFYIGRFQPFHNGHLSMVEQIADEVDELVLGIGSADDSHSVRNPFTAGERIMMITKSLVDFDLVTYAVPIEDLDRNSVWVSHVQSMSPDFDVAYSNNPLVIQLFREAGIEIRQSPMFNREVLEGSEVRQRMIDGDDWESLVPEAVAGVIDEIGGIERIQMVSKTDSNGD from the coding sequence ATGACCCGCGGGTTCTACATCGGACGCTTCCAGCCGTTTCACAACGGCCACCTGAGCATGGTCGAACAGATCGCCGACGAGGTGGACGAACTCGTCCTCGGCATCGGAAGCGCCGACGACTCCCACTCCGTCCGGAATCCGTTCACCGCCGGCGAGCGGATCATGATGATCACGAAGTCGCTCGTCGATTTCGACCTCGTGACCTACGCCGTCCCGATCGAGGACCTCGACCGCAACTCGGTGTGGGTGAGCCACGTCCAGAGCATGAGTCCCGACTTCGACGTCGCCTACTCGAACAACCCGCTCGTCATCCAACTGTTCCGGGAGGCCGGCATCGAGATCCGCCAGTCGCCGATGTTCAACCGCGAGGTCCTCGAGGGTAGCGAGGTCCGCCAGCGGATGATCGACGGCGACGACTGGGAGTCGCTCGTCCCCGAGGCCGTCGCCGGCGTTATCGACGAGATCGGCGGCATCGAGCGGATTCAGATGGTCAGCAAGACGGATTCGAACGGCGACTGA
- a CDS encoding SAM hydrolase/SAM-dependent halogenase family protein has product MITIASDFGTPYPAAMKGVILQRTDTRLVDIAHDFPRQDVRAAAFWLREVLPYYPPATHLVVVDPGVGTDRDAVVLRAGDHALVGPDNGVLRPVARELAADGPFEAYVIDDAEIGPIEPTTGASAPSAPSAIGSGSGEGDGDGDGEGPASNTFHGRDVFAPAAADVHDTGRETLEALDYLSKAPAENLVDLELPVPTISDDRAEGEVLVVDGFGNVITNVPGRFLEGRDRIGANDESVPVGETFAAVPEGEQLATVGSHGYVELDVNQGRGDDAFGIEPGDRVVLEGFE; this is encoded by the coding sequence ATGATTACGATCGCGTCGGACTTCGGGACCCCGTACCCGGCGGCGATGAAGGGCGTAATCCTCCAGCGAACCGACACCCGGCTGGTCGATATCGCCCACGACTTCCCCCGACAGGACGTCCGAGCCGCCGCCTTCTGGCTCCGCGAAGTACTCCCGTACTACCCGCCGGCGACGCACCTCGTCGTCGTCGACCCCGGCGTCGGCACCGATCGTGATGCCGTCGTCCTCCGCGCCGGCGACCACGCGCTCGTCGGCCCCGACAACGGCGTCCTCCGCCCAGTTGCGCGGGAACTCGCAGCCGACGGGCCGTTCGAGGCGTACGTCATCGATGACGCCGAAATCGGACCGATCGAGCCGACGACCGGGGCGTCGGCACCGTCAGCGCCGTCGGCGATCGGGAGCGGTTCGGGTGAGGGCGACGGGGACGGCGACGGCGAGGGACCCGCGAGCAACACCTTCCACGGGCGGGACGTGTTCGCCCCCGCTGCGGCTGACGTCCACGATACTGGCCGCGAAACTCTCGAGGCGCTCGACTATCTCTCGAAGGCTCCAGCCGAGAATCTCGTCGACCTCGAGTTGCCCGTCCCAACCATCTCCGACGACCGCGCCGAGGGCGAAGTGCTCGTCGTCGACGGCTTCGGGAACGTCATCACGAACGTCCCCGGCCGGTTCCTCGAGGGCCGCGATCGGATCGGCGCGAACGATGAGTCGGTCCCCGTCGGCGAGACGTTCGCCGCGGTCCCCGAAGGGGAGCAGCTTGCGACCGTCGGCAGCCACGGCTACGTCGAACTCGACGTCAATCAGGGACGGGGCGACGACGCGTTCGGAATCGAACCCGGCGATCGGGTCGTCCTCGAGGGGTTCGAGTGA
- a CDS encoding HalOD1 output domain-containing protein has protein sequence MSGTTPPDRPTPVGDTTERTVYYDPDRGTYHTRCDADAYEPVSTALLLTVSSVLGVEPDDLEPLSECVDPDALNSLFANWRADEPRVGNGTVSFTFSQCGVTIHGDGEIVIDPDPSAASEPASDRESDPRRFS, from the coding sequence ATGTCCGGGACTACTCCGCCGGATCGACCGACGCCGGTCGGCGATACCACCGAACGGACGGTCTACTACGACCCCGACCGCGGGACGTACCATACACGGTGCGATGCGGACGCCTACGAACCGGTGAGTACGGCGCTGTTGCTGACGGTGTCGTCGGTACTCGGCGTCGAACCGGACGACCTCGAGCCCCTCTCGGAGTGCGTCGATCCCGATGCGCTGAACTCGCTGTTCGCTAACTGGCGCGCGGATGAACCGCGAGTCGGGAACGGCACGGTGTCGTTTACCTTCTCACAGTGTGGCGTGACGATCCACGGCGACGGCGAGATCGTGATCGACCCGGACCCCAGCGCCGCGTCGGAACCCGCATCCGATCGCGAGTCCGATCCTCGGCGGTTCAGCTAA
- the thsA gene encoding thermosome subunit alpha, with product MFIMSEDSQRTQGRDAQSSNIMAGKAVAESVRTTLGPRGMDKMLVDSGGDVVITNDGATILEEMDIEHPAAQMIVEVAESQEEEVGDGTTTAAVIAGNLLGEAEDLIEQDVHATTIVEGYHEAAEIALEAIDEQVQEAEVDDEILTQVAESSMTGKGTGGLTARSLAETVVEAVRHVDTDAGVQRDNINVHTQLGASSNATELVPGIVVDEEPAHDAMPTEVEDASIAVLDVELDVRTGEVDAEYAIDSIDQLNAAIDAEESELQGYAETIVDSGADVVFTTDDVADRVANALAKEGVLVFDDLGDSDAKQIVSATGATRVGALEDLEEADFGEAERIRTDSFGDDELAFVEGGAAAESVTVFVRGGTEHVVDELERAIGDALDVVATALDSGEVVPGAGATEIAIADKIREEAAGIEGRKQLAVNAFADALDVIPRTLAANTGQDPIDALVDLRAAHESEGRAGLITSGEDVTIDDPFEHGVVDPADVKREAVESATEAATMIARIDDVIAAE from the coding sequence ATGTTTATCATGAGCGAGGACAGCCAGCGAACGCAGGGCCGCGACGCCCAGTCGTCCAACATCATGGCCGGCAAGGCGGTCGCCGAGTCGGTCCGGACGACCCTCGGCCCCCGCGGGATGGACAAGATGCTCGTCGACTCCGGCGGGGACGTCGTCATCACCAACGACGGCGCGACCATCCTCGAGGAGATGGACATCGAGCACCCCGCGGCCCAGATGATCGTCGAAGTCGCCGAATCCCAGGAAGAGGAAGTCGGCGACGGCACGACGACCGCGGCCGTGATCGCTGGCAACCTGCTCGGCGAAGCCGAGGACCTAATCGAGCAGGACGTCCATGCGACCACCATCGTCGAGGGCTACCACGAGGCCGCCGAGATCGCCCTCGAGGCCATCGACGAGCAGGTACAGGAGGCCGAGGTCGACGACGAGATCCTTACGCAGGTCGCCGAATCCAGCATGACCGGCAAGGGGACCGGCGGCCTGACCGCCCGCTCGCTGGCCGAGACGGTCGTCGAGGCCGTCCGCCACGTCGACACCGACGCGGGCGTCCAGCGCGATAACATCAACGTCCACACCCAGCTCGGCGCGTCCTCGAACGCGACCGAACTGGTCCCCGGCATCGTCGTCGACGAGGAGCCCGCCCACGACGCCATGCCGACCGAAGTCGAGGACGCCTCGATCGCCGTCCTCGACGTCGAACTCGACGTCCGCACCGGCGAGGTCGACGCCGAGTACGCCATCGACTCGATCGACCAGCTCAACGCCGCCATCGACGCCGAGGAGAGCGAACTCCAGGGCTACGCCGAGACCATCGTCGACAGCGGCGCCGACGTCGTCTTCACGACCGACGACGTCGCCGACCGCGTGGCCAACGCGCTCGCCAAGGAGGGCGTCCTCGTCTTCGACGACCTCGGCGACAGCGACGCCAAGCAGATCGTCTCCGCGACCGGCGCCACCCGCGTCGGCGCCCTCGAGGACCTCGAGGAAGCCGACTTCGGCGAGGCCGAGCGCATCCGCACCGACTCCTTCGGCGACGACGAACTCGCGTTCGTCGAGGGCGGCGCGGCCGCCGAGTCCGTCACGGTCTTCGTCCGCGGCGGCACCGAGCACGTCGTCGACGAACTCGAGCGCGCGATCGGTGACGCGCTCGACGTCGTCGCGACCGCGCTCGACTCCGGCGAGGTCGTCCCCGGCGCCGGCGCGACCGAGATCGCCATCGCGGACAAGATCCGCGAGGAGGCCGCCGGCATCGAGGGTCGCAAGCAGCTGGCCGTCAACGCCTTCGCCGACGCGCTCGACGTCATCCCGCGCACGCTGGCCGCCAACACCGGCCAGGACCCGATCGACGCGCTCGTGGACCTCCGTGCCGCCCACGAGTCCGAGGGTCGCGCCGGCCTGATCACCAGCGGCGAGGACGTCACGATCGACGATCCGTTCGAACACGGCGTCGTCGACCCCGCCGACGTCAAGCGCGAGGCCGTCGAGAGCGCCACCGAGGCCGCGACGATGATCGCTCGTATCGACGACGTCATCGCCGCCGAGTAA
- a CDS encoding amidohydrolase family protein: MLELEHGFRVVDVYARLEPDDGDGDGAPRGYTITPDRLEREMHQAGITRSIVFPPASAETSYLASNNGVARRSVDRPFVAFARINGTRRPEGSPTGRLRNAVSRRKEYHTSPGDVEKYAYDDRFHGFVFDPTVDDYPDEDVLDVLEDVGLPLLVRAGVDAPPAELAEMLLGRSFPVVVAHFGGHPLDRSLMHEMIDLLDEYDDCYLETSFVRYRDLLERAVLEHPDRVFFGSGAPACHPNVAVMEILTLDVSEDMLRRVFSKNACRVIDALESDVQLRV, encoded by the coding sequence ATGCTGGAGTTGGAACACGGGTTTCGGGTCGTCGACGTCTACGCCCGGCTCGAGCCGGACGACGGGGACGGGGATGGGGCCCCGCGCGGCTACACGATCACGCCCGATCGACTCGAACGGGAGATGCACCAGGCGGGAATCACCAGATCGATCGTCTTTCCGCCCGCGTCGGCGGAGACGAGCTACCTCGCGTCGAACAACGGCGTCGCGCGCCGCAGCGTCGACCGGCCGTTCGTCGCCTTCGCCCGAATCAACGGGACGCGACGACCGGAGGGGAGCCCGACCGGTCGCCTCCGGAACGCGGTCAGCCGGCGGAAGGAGTACCACACGTCGCCCGGCGACGTCGAGAAGTACGCCTACGACGACCGGTTCCACGGCTTCGTCTTCGATCCGACGGTCGACGACTACCCGGACGAGGACGTGCTCGACGTTCTCGAGGACGTCGGGCTGCCGCTTTTGGTCCGAGCCGGCGTCGACGCCCCGCCCGCGGAACTCGCCGAGATGCTGCTCGGGCGGTCGTTCCCGGTCGTCGTCGCCCACTTCGGCGGCCACCCGCTCGACCGGTCGCTGATGCACGAGATGATCGACCTGCTCGACGAGTACGACGACTGCTACCTCGAGACGAGTTTCGTCCGCTACCGCGACCTGCTCGAGCGGGCGGTCCTCGAGCATCCGGACCGCGTCTTCTTCGGCAGCGGCGCGCCGGCTTGCCACCCGAACGTGGCCGTCATGGAAATTCTGACGCTGGACGTTTCAGAGGACATGCTGCGGCGCGTTTTCTCGAAGAACGCCTGCCGCGTGATCGACGCGCTCGAGTCCGACGTGCAGCTTCGGGTGTGA
- a CDS encoding nitric-oxide reductase large subunit, whose amino-acid sequence MRITDRLLSRDDTGETWRRRTDFVTDRLEAGAKTVDDLCDRSRERLESARDKVVDRAVTELCERAAGRSPEDLREEAACGPDGTDPIDRALERFVRRYDLDEARLDERTLDAIRERLATEVGLDGDVDVGELLERLTDGDSPDAATANDSTAADPLEIEAALTELRETIQTELDLEPDQSLEQAVAEIGQCDAVVVGHALERLLTEEIPRLVDERTPDESSSEPNERELSPASPTETDRAALEGGTDAAAQGNQPVQPRSVATAAATMLALLADDGGLDPAAGQLLSLLGPTASSAGDASDTPIERALVELVSSLLLEGDGDDGFDLTGVAALRSRSKGSLALIGLFVANLVAMSIGAWLSRQRAPPIPDEIRGPDGEPVVTAEQVRQGKKAFQANGLMNHGSVLGNGSYFGVDITADALELKTEFMREYYARQRGAGSFEELSADGQAAVADRVERELENDAPEGAIARYSAAEAYAHRRIRNEYVDRYHAGSPERGVPAGFVESASQAARIADFACWTAWMAHTDRPGSDHSYTNDWPPVPGSGNRPTGQVLVWSTISVVLLVAGGGAGVWAYHSFDFAEPTTELVDVPAPDSVSITPAQYAAARYVPVAGALFLAQVLVGAYLAHYYVERTGFYGIGEKLGIDLVSVLPFSVGRTWHINLGILWITTLWLAGGLFLPGLFADEDPPRQAEGATALLGALVVVTVGAFACVWLSMRGAFGSPEDGELWWLLGSEGLEYLETGRIWKVSLLAALVGWTGLVLRSVRRLDEPPTGLGHFMTYAGGSIALLFGASMLYTPETNIAVTEFWRWWVVHMWVEGVFEFFVTAIVAVALVSMDLLERADAEQAILFEVFAIMAAGIVGVSHHYWWVGLPDVWVPIGTTFSTLEFVPLVFVLYRSFGEYRTLRAQGEEFPYTLPLLFIVGSSVWNFVGGGVLGFFINLPVINYYEHGTYLTVAHGHTATFGAFGLLALGLGTYILRVVTPEAAWQPTWFRAAFWLTNVGLAVMSIASLLPIGFLQLRTAFQEGYAAARSLEFYERDRIQTLLWARTLGDTPMILGALAFTAGAIRHLLAARREVDSSASTATA is encoded by the coding sequence ATGCGCATTACGGACCGATTGCTCTCACGGGATGACACCGGAGAGACGTGGCGTCGGCGAACCGATTTCGTAACTGACCGCCTCGAGGCCGGGGCGAAAACCGTTGACGACCTCTGCGACCGTTCTCGCGAACGGCTCGAGAGCGCACGGGATAAGGTCGTCGACCGCGCCGTAACCGAACTCTGCGAGCGAGCCGCGGGCCGGTCGCCCGAGGACCTCCGCGAGGAGGCGGCCTGCGGCCCCGACGGGACCGATCCGATCGATCGCGCCCTCGAGCGGTTCGTCCGCCGGTACGACCTCGACGAAGCGCGACTGGACGAGCGGACGCTGGACGCGATTCGCGAGCGGCTGGCGACGGAAGTAGGGCTGGACGGCGATGTGGACGTAGGCGAGTTGCTCGAGCGACTCACTGACGGAGACAGCCCGGATGCAGCGACGGCCAATGACAGCACGGCTGCGGACCCGCTCGAGATCGAGGCCGCCCTCACGGAGCTGCGCGAAACGATTCAAACGGAACTCGATCTCGAGCCGGACCAGTCGCTCGAGCAAGCCGTCGCGGAAATTGGACAGTGCGACGCTGTAGTCGTCGGCCACGCCCTCGAGCGCCTGCTCACCGAGGAGATTCCGCGGCTCGTAGACGAGCGAACGCCGGACGAGTCCTCGAGCGAGCCCAACGAGCGCGAACTGTCTCCCGCGTCGCCGACCGAGACCGACCGGGCCGCGCTCGAGGGAGGGACCGATGCCGCCGCTCAAGGGAACCAGCCCGTCCAACCCCGATCCGTCGCGACCGCGGCGGCCACGATGCTCGCGCTACTCGCGGACGACGGCGGGCTGGATCCGGCCGCCGGCCAGTTACTCTCTCTGTTGGGTCCGACGGCTTCGAGTGCCGGTGACGCTTCGGACACCCCGATCGAGCGCGCCCTCGTCGAACTCGTCTCGAGTCTCTTGCTCGAGGGCGACGGAGACGACGGCTTCGATCTCACGGGCGTTGCGGCGCTTCGCTCGCGCTCGAAGGGCTCGCTGGCGCTGATCGGCCTGTTCGTCGCCAACCTCGTCGCGATGTCGATCGGCGCGTGGCTCTCGCGCCAGCGGGCGCCGCCGATCCCCGACGAGATTCGGGGGCCAGACGGGGAGCCCGTCGTAACCGCCGAGCAGGTCCGGCAGGGAAAGAAAGCCTTCCAGGCGAACGGGCTCATGAACCACGGCTCCGTGCTGGGCAACGGCTCGTACTTCGGGGTCGACATCACCGCCGACGCGCTCGAGTTGAAGACCGAGTTCATGCGCGAGTACTACGCGCGCCAGCGAGGGGCCGGTTCGTTCGAGGAGCTGTCGGCGGACGGGCAGGCTGCCGTCGCGGACCGCGTCGAGCGCGAACTCGAGAACGACGCGCCCGAGGGTGCGATCGCGCGCTACTCGGCGGCGGAGGCTTACGCGCACCGCCGGATTCGGAACGAGTACGTCGACCGCTATCACGCCGGGTCGCCCGAGCGCGGCGTGCCGGCGGGGTTCGTCGAGTCGGCCTCGCAGGCCGCGCGGATCGCGGACTTCGCCTGCTGGACGGCGTGGATGGCCCACACCGACCGACCCGGCTCGGACCACTCCTACACGAACGACTGGCCGCCGGTGCCGGGCAGCGGCAACCGGCCGACGGGGCAGGTGCTGGTCTGGAGCACGATCAGCGTGGTCCTGCTGGTCGCCGGCGGCGGCGCGGGCGTCTGGGCCTACCACAGCTTCGACTTCGCCGAGCCGACGACCGAACTCGTCGACGTTCCCGCGCCCGATTCGGTGTCGATCACGCCCGCGCAGTACGCCGCGGCGCGGTACGTCCCCGTCGCCGGTGCGCTGTTCCTCGCGCAGGTGCTCGTCGGCGCCTACCTCGCGCACTACTACGTCGAGCGGACCGGGTTCTACGGCATCGGCGAGAAGTTGGGAATCGACCTCGTCTCCGTGCTGCCGTTCTCGGTCGGCCGCACCTGGCACATCAACCTCGGCATCCTCTGGATCACGACGCTGTGGCTCGCCGGTGGGCTCTTCCTGCCGGGCCTGTTCGCCGACGAGGATCCGCCCCGGCAGGCCGAAGGGGCGACCGCCCTGCTGGGCGCGCTCGTCGTCGTCACGGTCGGGGCCTTCGCCTGCGTCTGGCTTAGCATGCGAGGAGCGTTCGGAAGCCCGGAGGACGGCGAACTCTGGTGGTTGCTCGGCTCCGAGGGACTGGAGTACTTAGAGACCGGCCGCATCTGGAAGGTATCCCTGCTCGCCGCGCTGGTCGGCTGGACCGGCCTCGTGCTCCGGAGCGTCCGCCGGCTCGACGAACCGCCGACCGGGCTGGGCCACTTCATGACCTACGCCGGCGGCTCGATCGCCCTCCTCTTCGGCGCGAGCATGCTCTACACGCCGGAGACGAACATCGCGGTGACGGAGTTCTGGCGCTGGTGGGTCGTCCACATGTGGGTCGAGGGCGTCTTCGAGTTCTTCGTCACTGCCATCGTGGCCGTCGCGCTGGTCTCGATGGACCTGCTGGAGCGCGCCGACGCCGAGCAGGCGATCCTCTTCGAGGTGTTCGCCATCATGGCCGCCGGCATCGTCGGCGTCTCTCACCACTACTGGTGGGTCGGTCTCCCCGACGTCTGGGTGCCGATCGGGACGACGTTCTCGACGCTCGAGTTCGTCCCGCTCGTGTTCGTCCTCTACCGCAGTTTCGGCGAGTACCGGACGCTGCGGGCCCAGGGCGAGGAGTTCCCCTACACGCTGCCGCTGCTCTTTATCGTCGGCTCGAGCGTCTGGAACTTCGTCGGCGGCGGGGTGCTCGGCTTCTTCATCAACCTGCCGGTGATCAACTACTACGAGCACGGGACCTACCTGACCGTCGCGCACGGCCACACGGCGACGTTCGGCGCCTTCGGCCTGCTGGCGCTGGGGCTCGGCACCTACATCCTGCGGGTGGTTACGCCCGAAGCCGCGTGGCAACCGACGTGGTTCCGCGCCGCGTTCTGGCTGACCAACGTCGGCCTCGCGGTCATGTCGATCGCCTCCCTGCTGCCGATCGGCTTCCTGCAGTTGCGGACGGCGTTCCAGGAGGGGTACGCCGCCGCGCGGAGCCTCGAGTTCTACGAGCGGGACCGCATCCAGACGCTGCTGTGGGCCCGAACGCTGGGCGACACGCCGATGATCCTGGGTGCGCTGGCGTTTACGGCGGGGGCAATACGGCATCTCCTGGCGGCGCGTCGAGAAGTCGACTCGAGCGCGAGCACCGCGACTGCGTGA
- a CDS encoding MGMT family protein — protein sequence MEDVTEAGIYARESSYLDRYVQLGAASGRVLSVDFPDTPEADAEDEHPVLDRIFEYLEGLEEVDFDDVQVALTVPTDQRAVLEQVREIPYGDQVDVKALARMTPELDPDDEDDLTLVRTALDNNPAPLLIPDHRVRDGPSAAPPAVEQKLRSLEGL from the coding sequence ATGGAGGACGTCACGGAGGCCGGAATCTACGCGCGGGAATCGTCGTATCTCGACCGGTACGTGCAACTCGGCGCCGCCAGCGGACGCGTCCTGAGCGTCGACTTCCCCGACACGCCCGAGGCCGACGCCGAGGACGAACACCCCGTCCTCGACCGTATTTTCGAGTACCTCGAGGGCCTTGAGGAGGTCGACTTCGACGACGTACAGGTCGCGCTGACGGTCCCGACCGACCAGCGGGCCGTGCTCGAGCAGGTCCGGGAGATTCCCTACGGCGACCAGGTCGACGTGAAGGCGCTGGCTCGAATGACGCCGGAACTCGACCCGGACGACGAGGATGATCTGACACTTGTCCGGACGGCGCTGGACAACAACCCGGCACCGCTGTTGATCCCGGACCATCGTGTCCGTGACGGCCCCAGTGCCGCGCCGCCGGCGGTCGAGCAGAAGCTGCGGTCGCTCGAGGGGCTGTAA